A genomic window from Sorex araneus isolate mSorAra2 chromosome 2, mSorAra2.pri, whole genome shotgun sequence includes:
- the MLN gene encoding promotilin produces MVSRKAVAALLLVHLATMLAAQTEAFVPIFTHSELQRMQEKEQNKGRKRSLGVQHRAEGAGPLAPEDPADGRESPAVQLTASVEIGIRMNSGQLEKYRAALEGLLGLASPSTRNGSEGGADTVNITGAHLSSN; encoded by the exons ATGGTGTCCCGCAAGGCCGTGGCCGCGCTGCTGCTGGTGCACCTGGCCACCATGCTGGCTGCCCAGACTGAAGCCTTCGTGCCCATCTTCACCCACAGCGAGCTCCAGAGGATGCAG GAGAAGGAGCAGAACAAAGGGCGGAAGAGATCTCTGGGCGTGCAGCACAGGGCCGAGGGCGCGGGGCCCCTGGCCCCCGAGGACCCCGCAGACGGACGGGAGAGCCCAGCGGTCCAG CTGACTGCTTCTGTGGAAATTGGAATACGGATGAACTCCGGGCAGCTGGAAAAGTACCGGGCCGCCCTGGaagggctgctggggctggcatCGCCGTCCACCCGGAACGGTTCGGAGGGCGGCGCCGACACTGTTAATATTACGGGAGCACATCTGAGCAG CAACTGA